From the Nymphalis io chromosome 1, ilAglIoxx1.1, whole genome shotgun sequence genome, one window contains:
- the LOC126771491 gene encoding NEDD8-conjugating enzyme UBE2F-like: MITLNRKLKKEHTETTNGVKIEPIKRISVRDKLLVKEVQEMNENLPVTCSVHFEDPNVLNEFILTVAPDEGYWCGGKFKFSVFVTEDYNMAPPRVKCLTRLWHPNINLDGEICLSLLRQTSIDEHGWAPTRRLKDVVWGLNSLFTDLLNFEDPLNIEAAEMYKVNKIEFHSKVVEYIAVSKAKR; encoded by the exons ATGATAACGCTTAATAGAAAGTTAAAAAAGGAACATACGGAGACGACCAATGGGGTTAAAATTGAACCTATAAAAAGAATATCTGTTAGAGACAAGTTATTGGTAAAAGAAGTGCaagaaatgaatgaaaatcTTCCTGTAACGTGTTCTGTACATTTTGAAGATCCTAACGTTTTAaacgaatttattttaactgtagCTCCTGATGAGGGTTACTGGTGTGGgggcaaatttaaatttagtgtaTTTGTTACCGAAGATTATAATATGGCG CCTCCAAGAGTAAAATGTCTTACTAGACTGTGGCATCCCAATATAAATCTGGATGGAGAAATATGTTTATCATTACTTCGTCAAACCTCTATAGATGAACATGGCTGGGCACCGACTCGACGGCTTAAGGATGTAGTTTGGGgtcttaattcattatttact GACTTACTAAATTTCGAAGATCCCTTAAACATAGAAGCAGCAGAAATGTACAAAGTGAATAAAATTGAGTTTCATTCAAAGGTTGTAGAGTATATCGCAGTGTCGAAAGCCAAGAGATGA
- the LOC126771295 gene encoding vacuolar protein-sorting-associated protein 25 isoform X3: MKKSSVIQPHSETRSKQLEAWQQLISDYLKATKQSTIDIRETHNSPLFNNASINRKLSSESLLTILENMAKAGKAAPVDKSKNVWEVYWHSLDEWGNMIYSWVSCNGLNNSVCTLFELREGDNTVGEEFHGLDMNILVKALKTLEVKGKCELMEFEESQGVKFF, translated from the exons atgaaaaaaagtagtgt AATTCAACCACATTCAGAAACCAGATCCAAGCAGTTAGAAGCTTGGCAGCAATTGATATCAGATTATTTAAAAGCCACAAAGCAATCGACCATAGACATTAGAGAGACACATAATAGTCCTTTATTTAACAATGCCTCCATTAATAGAAAACTGTCCTCAGAATCTCTATTGACTATTTTAGAAAACATGGCTAAAGCTGGCAAAGCTGCACCAGTAGATAAGAGTAAAAATGTCTGGGAAGTGTATTGGCATTCTTTAGATGAATGGGGTAATATGATATACAGCTGGGTGAGCTGTAATGGTTTGAATAACTCCGTCTGTACTCTTTTTGAGTTACGGGAAGGTGACAACACTGTTGGTGAAG aatttcATGGACTAGATatgaatattttagtaaaagcaTTAAAAACACTTGAAGTGAAGGGCAAGTGTGAACTGATGGAATTTGAGGAGAGTCAAGGAGTCAAGTTCTTCTGA
- the LOC126771295 gene encoding vacuolar protein-sorting-associated protein 25 isoform X2, which yields MAEISWPWQYNFPPFFTIQPHSETRSKQLEAWQQLISDYLKATKQSTIDIRETHNSPLFNNASINRKLSSESLLTILENMAKAGKAAPVDKSKNVWEVYWHSLDEWGNMIYSWVSCNGLNNSVCTLFELREGDNTVGEEFHGLDMNILVKALKTLEVKGKCELMEFEESQGVKFF from the exons atggcAGAAATATCGTGGCCCTGGCAGTATAACTTTCCTCCTTTCTTTAC AATTCAACCACATTCAGAAACCAGATCCAAGCAGTTAGAAGCTTGGCAGCAATTGATATCAGATTATTTAAAAGCCACAAAGCAATCGACCATAGACATTAGAGAGACACATAATAGTCCTTTATTTAACAATGCCTCCATTAATAGAAAACTGTCCTCAGAATCTCTATTGACTATTTTAGAAAACATGGCTAAAGCTGGCAAAGCTGCACCAGTAGATAAGAGTAAAAATGTCTGGGAAGTGTATTGGCATTCTTTAGATGAATGGGGTAATATGATATACAGCTGGGTGAGCTGTAATGGTTTGAATAACTCCGTCTGTACTCTTTTTGAGTTACGGGAAGGTGACAACACTGTTGGTGAAG aatttcATGGACTAGATatgaatattttagtaaaagcaTTAAAAACACTTGAAGTGAAGGGCAAGTGTGAACTGATGGAATTTGAGGAGAGTCAAGGAGTCAAGTTCTTCTGA
- the LOC126771295 gene encoding inositol-pentakisphosphate 2-kinase isoform X1 has product MSVFGNAVKYLNEGNVHVVISILNTDYVIRLIKEDGRTVKNMEIIRNSVNFVNIVMIPLLFGYYQYREEIIKLSSEDILKLSKDLFNVRPKQRRVKSNFSQFAIKAPNLTIISHNSENYCLEIKPKEGFMAGNFSRYSKCYYCLKQLLKLQENEVEYISSYCPLDLFSGDRKRMRKAILNLIKNPQNNLKLFKDGNIVYNEKSNVKDFEMIIKNTSSFNTLNIFLDLITEILLGDGISDIVIQESSKELNIDTNNEKCNKDGHLPANCFLHRLLNLQKLSEKLNLNSTSNEDFRYVFMLLKDMKELNINLINMDDRNKLFETIDPLYLAMISAVAKDCSIMVCLSPQTSELYPSITLKDISLSYKISVTDLEPKSIKSLTKRKTTEQMLIELYEKKS; this is encoded by the coding sequence ATGAGTGTATTTGGTAATGCGGTGAAATACTTAAACGAGGGGAATGTTCACGTcgttataagtatattaaatacgGACTATGTCATAAGACTTATTAAAGAAGATGGAAGAACAGTGAAAAATATGGAAATTATCCGGAATTCTGTAAATTTTGTAAACATTGTTATGATACCTTTATTATTCGGTTATTATCAGTATAGAGAAGAGATAATTAAACTTTCATCAgaagatatattaaaactatctaAAGACCTATTCAATGTTCGACCGAAACAAAGACGGGTAAAATCTAATTTCAGTCAATTTGCCATTAAAGCCCCGAATTTGACAATAATATCACATAATAGTGAAAACTATTGCTTAGAGATTAAGCCAAAAGAAGGTTTTATGGCAGGGAATTTTAGTAGATATTCAAAATGCTACTATTGTCTAAAGcaacttttaaaattacaagaaaATGAAGTTGAATACATAAGTAGCTATTGTCCACTAGACCTATTTTCTGGAGATAGAAAGAGAATGAGGAAAGCAATATTAAACTTGATTAAAAATCCacaaaataacttaaaactatttaaggatggaaatattgtttataatgaaaaatcaaatgtaaaagattttgaaatgataataaaaaatacatcttCTTTTaataccttaaatatatttttggatttAATTACTGAAATATTGCTAGGTGATGGAATTTCTGATATTGTAATTCAAGAATCAAGTAAGGAATTGAACATAGACACAAATAATGAGAAATGTAATAAAGATGGGCACCTCCCTGCTAACTGTTTCTTACATAGACTGTTAAATTTGCAAAAATtgtctgaaaaattaaatttaaattcaacatCAAATGAAGATTTTCGATATGTTTTCATGCTATTGAAAGATATGAAagagttaaatattaatttaataaacatggATGATCGGAACAAGTTATTTGAAACAATAGATCCACTATATTTAGCCATGATATCTGCAGTAGCAAAAGACTGCTCTATAATGGTATGTTTGTCACCTCAAACTAGTGAACTATACCCatctattacattaaaagatataagcttatcatataaaatatctgTAACTGATTTGGAACCAAAGTCAATCAAATCATTGACCAAAAGAAAAACTACTGAACAAATGTTAAtagaattatatgaaaaaaaaagctaa